A window of the Lactuca sativa cultivar Salinas chromosome 7, Lsat_Salinas_v11, whole genome shotgun sequence genome harbors these coding sequences:
- the LOC111895734 gene encoding deSI-like protein At4g17486 — translation MFFSFTPFKGMKSKIVPYYMNGNPSSLFCILPRDDSSRFFPPGSAPVYLNVYDISTINTCISWTGLGAFHTGLEVHGVEYGFGCHQESESGVFEIEPKKCPGFKFRESILMGTTKLSPSQVQRFIELQSNNYYGDTYHLFGKNCNHFCDDMCQKLTGNKIPRWVNRLARLGSCCRCILPKSIKGSAVKNKSNSSDDDDEYEKKSLRGSFSCFSSFSTHNKLRKVSISSLYKHSLYKGCLPPWELQVDSQRLCEEEEDEDEDDEY, via the exons ATGTTCTTTAGCTTCACACCTTTCAAAGGCATGAAATCAAAAATCGTTCCTTACTATATGAACGGAAATCCATCCAGTCTTTTCTGCATCTTACCACGAGACGATTCTTCACGCTTTTTTCCTCCTGGAAGCGCCCCTGTTTACCTTAATGTCTACGACATCTCCACCATTAACACTTGCATTTCATGGACAGGCCTCGGAGCCTTTCACACAGGATTAGAAG TTCATGGTGTCGAATATGGTTTTGGGTGTCATCAAGAATCAGAAAGTGGTGTTTTTGAGATTGAGCCTAAAAAATGCCCTGGATTTAAATTTAGAGAGTCGATTTTAATGGGTACTACGAAATTGAGCCCTAGTCAAGTTCAAAGATTCATTGAGCTCCAATCTAATAACTACTATGGTGACACGTATCACTTATTTGGGAAGAATTGCAATCATTTTTGTGACGATATGTGTCAAAAGTTAACCGGAAACAAAATCCCTAGGTGGGTTAACCGGCTAGCCAGATTAG GTTCATGTTGTCGTTGTATACTCCCGAAATCAATCAAGGGTTCGGCTGTGAAAAACAAATCAAACTcttctgatgatgatgatgagtatgAAAAAAAGAGTTTAAGAGGTTCATTTAGTTGTTTCTCATCATTTTCAACGCATAATAAGTTGAGAAAGGTGTCAATTTCGTCATTATATAAACATTCACTCTACAAAGGATGCCTTCCACCATGGGAGTTACAAGTGGACTCACAAAggctttgtgaagaagaagaagatgaagatgaggatGATGAGTATTGA
- the LOC111895633 gene encoding putative pentatricopeptide repeat-containing protein At3g18840 yields the protein MRLFIDALKSQVYAIKSGHTPTLFSCNQLIHLYSKHGFLQQACNLFDEMPERNVFTWNAIISAHIKSNNLPKAQILFDAAPCKDSVTYNSMLSGYANSEGHETQAFDLFTQMHFTGYEYDAQIDEFTLTTMCNLTAKIRNSRYGKQLHSFMVKTGNNLSGFSVSALVDMYSKSGCFNEAYEAFHGCNFESVDVVSKNAVVAACCREGRLDMAMEIFSNQLELNDVVSWNTMITGYTQNGYHKDAIELSSLMMKNGFHWNEHTFASVLSACSSTKSLKLGKEVHGRIVKNRMNSNPFIISGIIDLYCKCGNMRYAESIHSRNKIENMFSTTSMIVGYSSQHDMIKARKLFDSLKSKNTVVWSAMFSGYLNSHDSSDVFKLFQFFKIQEKTIPNCSILATLLGACALQAIIDPGKQIHGYLIRTIVEIDYKTISALIDMYSKCGNIKYAEIIFKSSKFRDLVMYNIMILGFAHHGYEDKAFELFNNMVKLGFQPDNVTFIAILSVCRHCGLVKTGEDYFKLMTEVYKIEPEIDHYSCMIDLYGRCNEVERAMEFMRKIPVELDVVAVGSFLSGCRVHRKGELAREVEEELLRIGGKSGTRYVQLANVYAAEGRWKEVGRMRKMMRGKEVGKVAGCSWVHVDGKVHSFISGDTCHLEMEGVYGILGLLVMEMIETEKILYG from the coding sequence ATGAGGTTATTCATCGACGCTCTCAAATCACAAGTCTACGCCATAAAATCCGGTCACACTCCTACACTCTTTTCATGCAATCAGCTTATACATTTATACTCCAAACATGGATTCCTACAACAAGCCTGCAACCTGTTCGACGAAATGCCTGAACGAAATGTCTTCACATGGAACGCCATAATTTCAGCCCATATAAAATCCAACAACTTACCCAAGGCCCAAATTCTCTTCGATGCTGCGCCATGTAAAGATTCGGTCACTTACAATTCCATGTTGTCTGGATACGCAAACAGTGAAGGTCATGAAACGCAAGCATTTGATTTATTCACACAGATGCATTTCACAGGGTATGAATATGATGCGCAGATAGATGAATTTACTCTCACCACGATGTGTAATTTGACAGCGAAGATTCGGAATTCAAGATATGGGAAACAATTACATTCGTTCATGGTGAAAACTGGAAATAATTTAAGTGGGTTTTCAGTGAGTGCGCTGGTTGATATGTATTCAAAATCTGGGTGTTTTAACGAAGCTTACGAGGCCTTCCATGGCTGTAATTTTGAGTCAGTGGATGTCGTTTCCAAAAATGCAGTTGTTGCTGCTTGTTGTAGAGAAGGAAGATTAGATATGGCTATGGAGATTTTTTCAAATCAATTGGAGTTAAACGATGTGGTATCATGGAACACGATGATTACAGGTTACACCCAAAATGGGTATCATAAAGACGCCATTGAATTATCTTCTTTGATGATGAAAAACGGATTTCATTGGAATGAACACACTTTTGCTAGCGTTCTGAGTGCTTGCTCTTCtacaaaaagtttaaaattggggAAAGAAGTTCATGGCAGAATTGTGAAGAACAGAATGAACTCGAATCCTTTCATTATCAGTGGAATCATCGATCTCTACTGCAAATGTGGCAACATGAGGTACGCTGAATCAATCCATTCAAGAAATAAAATCGAAAACATGTTTTCAACTACTTCAATGATTGTAGGATACTCTTCACAACACGATATGATAAAAGCTCGAAAACTTTTCGATTCTTTAAAATCTAAGAACACTGTAGTCTGGTCAGCTATGTTTTCCGGATACTTAAACAGTCATgattcttcagatgtcttcaaactcTTTCAATTCTTCAAAATTCAAGAAAAAACAATCCCCAATTGTTCGATTCTTGCAACTTTGCTTGGTGCATGCGCATTACAAGCAATCATCGATCCCGGAAAACAAATTCATGGGTATTTAATAAGAACGATAGTTGAAATCGATTATAAAACAATCAGTGCGTTAATCGATATGTATTCGAAATGCGGGAATATAAAATACGCAGAAATAATCTTCAAAAGTTCGAAATTTAGGGATCTGGTGATGTACAATATCATGATATTAGGTTTCGCTCACCATGGTTATGAAGATAAAGCTTTTGAGCTCTTCAATAACAtggtgaaattagggtttcaaccgGATAACGTAACTTTCATCGCGATTTTATCGGTTTGTCGTCACTGTGGGTTGGTTAAAACCGGCGAGGATTATTTCAAATTGATGACGGAAGTTTATAAAATCGAACCTGAAATCGATCACTATTCGTGTATGATTGATCTATATGGGAGATGTAATGAGGTGGAGAGAGCTATGGAGTTTATGAGGAAGATTCCGGTGGAGTTAGATGTGGTGGCGGTTGGATCGTTTTTGAGTGGGTGTAGGGTTCACCGGAAAGGTGAGCTGGCACGGGAAGTGGAGGAGGAGTTGTTGAGAATTGGCGGGAAGAGTGGGACCAGGTATGTACAGTTGGCGAATGTTTATGCGGCGGAGGGGCGGTGGAAGGAGGTGGGGAGGATGAGGAAGATGATGAGAGGGAAGGAGGTTGGTAAGGTGGCTGGGTGTAGTTGGGTTCATGTTGATGGGAAAGTTCATAGCTTTATCTCCGGTGACACGTGTCATTTGGAAATGGAAggtgtatatggtattttaggaTTATTGGTTATGGAAATGATCGAAACTGAAAAaattttatatggttaa
- the LOC128127064 gene encoding pseudouridine kinase isoform X4 gives MVLDIHAIPSIPPNPRTTVPGKVRYAAGGVARNIAECVSKLGTKPFMISALGSDIAGNMLLEYWKSTGLSTEGIRMGNEIQTPVVSIVFDTEGESAAAVASVESLEQFLTPKWIQQFKSNISSAPIVMVDANLSPLALEASCQLAAEVGTPVWFEPVSVAKSRRIVSVAKYITFTSPNEDELIAMANALSPKHTFSPIQKEASTITSLFQQLKPAISILLEKGIKVVILTLGSKGVLLCSKKHFNFLHSICPKRNNNNKRLQEAINLVCPVGRFSGGGGGGVVHFPAVSLAAVVRLTGAGDCLVGGVVASVCGGLDLMQSVAVGIATAKAAVEVETNVPLQFDFDHIAEDARSVYLGAKVVFSQSML, from the exons ATGGTGTTAGACATACACGCCATTCCTTCTATTCCTCCAAACCCTAGAACCACCGTTCCTGGCAAG GTGCGATATGCAGCAGGAGGTGTAGCAAGGAACATTGCCGAATGTGTATCAAAGCTTGGAACAAAGCCTTTCATGATAAGCGCATTAGGATCGGACATCGCAG GAAATATGCTGTTAGAGTACTGGAAATCTACAGGATTATCAACAGAAG GTATTCGAATGGGCAATGAGATACAGACTCCAGTTGTATCCATTGTCTTTGATACTGAAGGAGAATCTGCAGCTGCTGTTGCAAGTGTTGAATCTCTT GAACAATTTCTTACACCCAAATGGATTCAACAATTTAAATCAAATATTTCATCTGCTCCTATTGTCATGGTTGATGCAAACTTAAGTCCATTAGCTCTTGAAGCATCTTGTCAAT TGGCAGCAGAGGTGGGTACCCCAGTGTGGTTTGAGCCTGTATCTGTAGCCAAGTCAAGAAGAATTGTTTCAGTTGCCAAGTAT ATAACCTTCACTTCACCTAATGAAGATGAATTAATTGCTATGGCAAATGCTCTATCTCCCAAACACACCTTCTCCCCAATTCAAAAAGAAGCCTCCACAATAACCTCTCTATTCCAACAACTAAAACCAGCAATCTCAATTTTGTTAGAAAAAGGCATCAAAGTAGTCATTCTAACCCTTGGATCAAAAGGCGTATTATTATGTTCCAAAAAACACTTCAATTTCCTTCATTCTATTTGCCCAAAAAGAAACAACAATAACAAAAGGTTGCAAGAAGCTATAAATCTAGTCTGCCCGGTGGGCCGGTTTTCcggcggtggtggtggaggtgtggTCCATTTTCCGGCGGTGTCATTGGCGGCAGTTGTGAGGTTGACCGGAGCTGGGGATTGTTTGGTGGGTGGTGTGGTGGCGTCTGTTTGTGGTGGTTTGGATTTAATGCAAAGTGTTGCAGTTGGAATTGCAACTGCTAAAGCTGCTGTTGAAGTGGAGACCAATGTGCCTCTTCAATTTGATTTCGACCATATTGCAG AGGATGCAAGATCGGTGTACTTGGGTGCAAAGGTTGTTTTTTCTCAGTCTATGTTGTAA
- the LOC128127064 gene encoding pseudouridine kinase isoform X2: protein MSKCSLRSSNERLQWLVKSENQKEEEGEAQAVIIGGMVLDIHAIPSIPPNPRTTVPGKVRYAAGGVARNIAECVSKLGTKPFMISALGSDIAGNMLLEYWKSTGLSTEGIRMGNEIQTPVVSIVFDTEGESAAAVASVESLEQFLTPKWIQQFKSNISSAPIVMVDANLSPLALEASCQLAAEVGTPVWFEPVSVAKSRRIVSVAKYITFTSPNEDELIAMANALSPKHTFSPIQKEASTITSLFQQLKPAISILLEKGIKVVILTLGSKGVLLCSKKHFNFLHSICPKRNNNNKRLQEAINLVCPVGRFSGGGGGGVVHFPAVSLAAVVRLTGAGDCLVGGVVASVCGGLDLMQSVAVGIATAKAAVEVETNVPLQFDFDHIAEDARSVYLGAKVVFSQSML, encoded by the exons ATGTCTAAATGCTCATTAAGGTCTTCCAATGAGCGATTGCAGTGGCTAGTTAAGAGCGAAAATCAGAAAGAGGAAGAAGGTGAAGCGCAGGCTGTGATAATTGGTGGTATGGTGTTAGACATACACGCCATTCCTTCTATTCCTCCAAACCCTAGAACCACCGTTCCTGGCAAG GTGCGATATGCAGCAGGAGGTGTAGCAAGGAACATTGCCGAATGTGTATCAAAGCTTGGAACAAAGCCTTTCATGATAAGCGCATTAGGATCGGACATCGCAG GAAATATGCTGTTAGAGTACTGGAAATCTACAGGATTATCAACAGAAG GTATTCGAATGGGCAATGAGATACAGACTCCAGTTGTATCCATTGTCTTTGATACTGAAGGAGAATCTGCAGCTGCTGTTGCAAGTGTTGAATCTCTT GAACAATTTCTTACACCCAAATGGATTCAACAATTTAAATCAAATATTTCATCTGCTCCTATTGTCATGGTTGATGCAAACTTAAGTCCATTAGCTCTTGAAGCATCTTGTCAAT TGGCAGCAGAGGTGGGTACCCCAGTGTGGTTTGAGCCTGTATCTGTAGCCAAGTCAAGAAGAATTGTTTCAGTTGCCAAGTAT ATAACCTTCACTTCACCTAATGAAGATGAATTAATTGCTATGGCAAATGCTCTATCTCCCAAACACACCTTCTCCCCAATTCAAAAAGAAGCCTCCACAATAACCTCTCTATTCCAACAACTAAAACCAGCAATCTCAATTTTGTTAGAAAAAGGCATCAAAGTAGTCATTCTAACCCTTGGATCAAAAGGCGTATTATTATGTTCCAAAAAACACTTCAATTTCCTTCATTCTATTTGCCCAAAAAGAAACAACAATAACAAAAGGTTGCAAGAAGCTATAAATCTAGTCTGCCCGGTGGGCCGGTTTTCcggcggtggtggtggaggtgtggTCCATTTTCCGGCGGTGTCATTGGCGGCAGTTGTGAGGTTGACCGGAGCTGGGGATTGTTTGGTGGGTGGTGTGGTGGCGTCTGTTTGTGGTGGTTTGGATTTAATGCAAAGTGTTGCAGTTGGAATTGCAACTGCTAAAGCTGCTGTTGAAGTGGAGACCAATGTGCCTCTTCAATTTGATTTCGACCATATTGCAG AGGATGCAAGATCGGTGTACTTGGGTGCAAAGGTTGTTTTTTCTCAGTCTATGTTGTAA
- the LOC128127064 gene encoding pseudouridine kinase isoform X1 produces the protein MDRHSHQKPQVYQQIYLLSSWLVKSENQKEEEGEAQAVIIGGMVLDIHAIPSIPPNPRTTVPGKVRYAAGGVARNIAECVSKLGTKPFMISALGSDIAGNMLLEYWKSTGLSTEGIRMGNEIQTPVVSIVFDTEGESAAAVASVESLEQFLTPKWIQQFKSNISSAPIVMVDANLSPLALEASCQLAAEVGTPVWFEPVSVAKSRRIVSVAKYITFTSPNEDELIAMANALSPKHTFSPIQKEASTITSLFQQLKPAISILLEKGIKVVILTLGSKGVLLCSKKHFNFLHSICPKRNNNNKRLQEAINLVCPVGRFSGGGGGGVVHFPAVSLAAVVRLTGAGDCLVGGVVASVCGGLDLMQSVAVGIATAKAAVEVETNVPLQFDFDHIAEDARSVYLGAKVVFSQSML, from the exons ATGGATCGTCACTCTCATCAAAAACCACAAGTATACCAACAAATTTATCTTCTTTCCTCA TGGCTAGTTAAGAGCGAAAATCAGAAAGAGGAAGAAGGTGAAGCGCAGGCTGTGATAATTGGTGGTATGGTGTTAGACATACACGCCATTCCTTCTATTCCTCCAAACCCTAGAACCACCGTTCCTGGCAAG GTGCGATATGCAGCAGGAGGTGTAGCAAGGAACATTGCCGAATGTGTATCAAAGCTTGGAACAAAGCCTTTCATGATAAGCGCATTAGGATCGGACATCGCAG GAAATATGCTGTTAGAGTACTGGAAATCTACAGGATTATCAACAGAAG GTATTCGAATGGGCAATGAGATACAGACTCCAGTTGTATCCATTGTCTTTGATACTGAAGGAGAATCTGCAGCTGCTGTTGCAAGTGTTGAATCTCTT GAACAATTTCTTACACCCAAATGGATTCAACAATTTAAATCAAATATTTCATCTGCTCCTATTGTCATGGTTGATGCAAACTTAAGTCCATTAGCTCTTGAAGCATCTTGTCAAT TGGCAGCAGAGGTGGGTACCCCAGTGTGGTTTGAGCCTGTATCTGTAGCCAAGTCAAGAAGAATTGTTTCAGTTGCCAAGTAT ATAACCTTCACTTCACCTAATGAAGATGAATTAATTGCTATGGCAAATGCTCTATCTCCCAAACACACCTTCTCCCCAATTCAAAAAGAAGCCTCCACAATAACCTCTCTATTCCAACAACTAAAACCAGCAATCTCAATTTTGTTAGAAAAAGGCATCAAAGTAGTCATTCTAACCCTTGGATCAAAAGGCGTATTATTATGTTCCAAAAAACACTTCAATTTCCTTCATTCTATTTGCCCAAAAAGAAACAACAATAACAAAAGGTTGCAAGAAGCTATAAATCTAGTCTGCCCGGTGGGCCGGTTTTCcggcggtggtggtggaggtgtggTCCATTTTCCGGCGGTGTCATTGGCGGCAGTTGTGAGGTTGACCGGAGCTGGGGATTGTTTGGTGGGTGGTGTGGTGGCGTCTGTTTGTGGTGGTTTGGATTTAATGCAAAGTGTTGCAGTTGGAATTGCAACTGCTAAAGCTGCTGTTGAAGTGGAGACCAATGTGCCTCTTCAATTTGATTTCGACCATATTGCAG AGGATGCAAGATCGGTGTACTTGGGTGCAAAGGTTGTTTTTTCTCAGTCTATGTTGTAA
- the LOC111895626 gene encoding HVA22-like protein k, whose product MSILGSNIPSEVGLKLLLCPLGSNIVLKTACCSVGVILPVYSTFKAIETNNSTDQQKWLLYWAAYGSFSIAETFADKIISWFPLYHHMKFAFLVWLQLPTTNGAKHLYMSHLRPFLLRHQANLDQIVGILYNETGKFVSAHEGEFRFMKAIALKILISAKHFINDSSQPVPPPEGRITGLGEQIDSSDDDDDDIDDIDGYVTVPAT is encoded by the exons ATGTCGATCCTAGGTTCAAATATCCCGAGCGAG GTTGGCCTGAAGTTGCTTCTTTGCCCACTTGGATCCAACATTGTGCTAAAAACAGCATG CTGTTCTGTAGGTGTTATTTTGCCTGTTTACTCTACATTTAAAGCCATTGAAACAAATAATTCAACTGATCAACAAAAATGGCTTTTATACTGGGCAG CATATGGGAGTTTTAGCATTGCAGAAACATTTGCAGATAAAATTATCTCATG gTTTCCACTATACCATCACATGAAGTTTGCTTTTCTTGTTTGGCTTCAACTTCCCACTACCAAT GGTGCTAAACATTTATACATGAGTCATTTACGTCCTTTCCTTTTGAGGCATCAAGCTAATCTAGATCAAATTGTGGGAATCTTGTACAATGAAACA GGTAAATTTGTTAGTGCTCACGAAGGGGAATTTAGATTCATGAAGGCAATTGCCCTGAAGATTTTGATATCAG CAAAACATTTTATCAACGATAGCAGTCAACCGGTCCCACCTCCAGAGGGAAGAATCACAGGCTTAGGCGAACAAATAGACAgctctgatgatgatgatgatgatattgatGATATTGATGGTTATGTAACTGTGCCTGCAACTTAA
- the LOC111895634 gene encoding pentatricopeptide repeat-containing protein At1g74630 — MVNGNVAELLCLLKHCNTLRSVTQVHTHIFKTGLDSDAFITGNLILHCATLISDALHHAYSLLLHFPNPDAFMYNTVIRGFSDSDHPHNSFTTFIDMRRNSNNLQPDSFSFAFSLKAAANIRSYNTGIQLHSQAILYGLHNHLYVGTTLVSMYAECGWICHAQKVFDEMFEPNVVAWNAMITACIRCYDVKGAETLYKRMQVRDIHSSNIMLSGYMKSGEVHLAMKLFSEMPLKDDVSWSTMITGFSHNECFNEAFDLFLQSHKLGSKPNEVSLTGILSVCTQSGEFQFSKILHCYLEKSGFVSRSSITNALMDTYFKSGNINMGRLVFEKMPGKKNLVSWTTMVAGIAMQGYGEEAMELFHEMVDSGVKPDGIAFISILYACSHAGLIQHGCKYFSMMKNEYGIEPSYEHYGCMVDLYGRSGELKKAYEFIMKMPIEANDVIWRTLLGACGIHGDVELGEKVRRRLLEVDPNDSGDCVLLSNIYASVGKWKDVAGVRQMMDSRGLMKTPGWSVSEVS, encoded by the coding sequence ATGGTCAATGGCAACGTTGCAGAGCTTTTATGTCTATTAAAGCACTGCAACACCCTTAGATCCGTCACTCAAGTTCACACCCACATCTTCAAAACCGGGCTCGACTCCGATGCATTCATTACCGGAAACCTCATCCTCCACTGCGCCACACTCATCTCCGATGCTCTCCACCACGCCTACTCTCTCCTCCTCCACTTCCCAAATCCAGACGCATTCATGTACAACACCGTCATACGCGGATTCTCCGACTCAGATCACCCACACAACTCTTTCACTACCTTCATTGACATGCGTCGGAACTCCAACAACCTGCAACCAGACAGCTTCTCCTTCGCCTTTTCTCTCAAAGCAGCTGCGAATATAAGATCTTACAACACCGGGATCCAACTCCATTCTCAAGCAATACTCTACGGATTACACAACCATCTATACGTCGGGACAACGCTTGTCAGTATGTACGCAGAATGTGGGTGGATCTGTCATGCCCAGAAGGTGTTCGACGAAATGTTTGAACCAAATGTGGTGGCGTGGAACGCCATGATTACAGCTTGCATTAGGTGTTACGACGTAAAAGGAGCTGAGACATTATACAAACGAATGCAGGTTAGAGATATACACTCCAGTAACATCATGTTATCCGGGTATATGAAATCAGGGGAAGTTCACCTCGCCATGAAATTGTTCTCCGAGATGCCATTAAAAGACGATGTTTCCTGGAGCACAATGATCACAGGGTTTTCTCACAACGAATGCTTCAATGAAGCTTTCGATCTCTTCCTACAGTCTCACAAACTCGGATCAAAACCTAACGAGGTAAGCCTAACTGGAATTCTCTCTGTTTGTACACAATCTGGTGAATTCCAATTCAGCAAGATTCTCCATTGTTATTTAGAGAAATCAGGGTTTGTTTCAAGAAGTTCTATCACCAATGCGTTAATGGACACTTACTTTAAATCCGGGAACATAAACATGGGTCGTTTGGTTTTTGAAAAAATGCCCGGGAAAAAGAACTTAGTTTCTTGGACAACAATGGTGGCTGGAATAGCAATGCAAGGGTACGGAGAAGAAGCCATGGAGCTCTTCCATGAAATGGTGGATTCGGGGGTTAAACCCGATGGAATTGCATTCATTTCCATTCTTTACGCGTGTAGTCACGCGGGTTTAATCCAACACGGATGTAAATACTTTTCCATGATGAAAAATGAGTATGGAATTGAACCGAGTTATGAACATTATGGGTGTATGGTTGATTTATATGGGCGAAGTGGGGAGCTTAAAAAGGCGTATGAGTTTATAATGAAAATGCCAATTGAGGCGAATGATGTGATTTGGAGGACGCTTTTGGGGGCTTGTGGGATTCATGGTGATGTGGAGTTGGGTGAGAAAGTGAGAAGGAGATTGTTGGAAGTGGATCCTAATGATTCGGGTGATTGTGTTTTGTTGTCAAATATATATGCAAGTGTTGGGAAATGGAAAGATGTTGCGGGTGTTAGACAGATGATGGATAGTCGGGGGTTAATGAAAACCCCGGGATGGAGTGTGAGTGAAGTTAGTTGA
- the LOC128127064 gene encoding pseudouridine kinase isoform X3: protein MDRHSHQKPQWLVKSENQKEEEGEAQAVIIGGMVLDIHAIPSIPPNPRTTVPGKVRYAAGGVARNIAECVSKLGTKPFMISALGSDIAGNMLLEYWKSTGLSTEGIRMGNEIQTPVVSIVFDTEGESAAAVASVESLEQFLTPKWIQQFKSNISSAPIVMVDANLSPLALEASCQLAAEVGTPVWFEPVSVAKSRRIVSVAKYITFTSPNEDELIAMANALSPKHTFSPIQKEASTITSLFQQLKPAISILLEKGIKVVILTLGSKGVLLCSKKHFNFLHSICPKRNNNNKRLQEAINLVCPVGRFSGGGGGGVVHFPAVSLAAVVRLTGAGDCLVGGVVASVCGGLDLMQSVAVGIATAKAAVEVETNVPLQFDFDHIAEDARSVYLGAKVVFSQSML from the exons ATGGATCGTCACTCTCATCAAAAACCACAA TGGCTAGTTAAGAGCGAAAATCAGAAAGAGGAAGAAGGTGAAGCGCAGGCTGTGATAATTGGTGGTATGGTGTTAGACATACACGCCATTCCTTCTATTCCTCCAAACCCTAGAACCACCGTTCCTGGCAAG GTGCGATATGCAGCAGGAGGTGTAGCAAGGAACATTGCCGAATGTGTATCAAAGCTTGGAACAAAGCCTTTCATGATAAGCGCATTAGGATCGGACATCGCAG GAAATATGCTGTTAGAGTACTGGAAATCTACAGGATTATCAACAGAAG GTATTCGAATGGGCAATGAGATACAGACTCCAGTTGTATCCATTGTCTTTGATACTGAAGGAGAATCTGCAGCTGCTGTTGCAAGTGTTGAATCTCTT GAACAATTTCTTACACCCAAATGGATTCAACAATTTAAATCAAATATTTCATCTGCTCCTATTGTCATGGTTGATGCAAACTTAAGTCCATTAGCTCTTGAAGCATCTTGTCAAT TGGCAGCAGAGGTGGGTACCCCAGTGTGGTTTGAGCCTGTATCTGTAGCCAAGTCAAGAAGAATTGTTTCAGTTGCCAAGTAT ATAACCTTCACTTCACCTAATGAAGATGAATTAATTGCTATGGCAAATGCTCTATCTCCCAAACACACCTTCTCCCCAATTCAAAAAGAAGCCTCCACAATAACCTCTCTATTCCAACAACTAAAACCAGCAATCTCAATTTTGTTAGAAAAAGGCATCAAAGTAGTCATTCTAACCCTTGGATCAAAAGGCGTATTATTATGTTCCAAAAAACACTTCAATTTCCTTCATTCTATTTGCCCAAAAAGAAACAACAATAACAAAAGGTTGCAAGAAGCTATAAATCTAGTCTGCCCGGTGGGCCGGTTTTCcggcggtggtggtggaggtgtggTCCATTTTCCGGCGGTGTCATTGGCGGCAGTTGTGAGGTTGACCGGAGCTGGGGATTGTTTGGTGGGTGGTGTGGTGGCGTCTGTTTGTGGTGGTTTGGATTTAATGCAAAGTGTTGCAGTTGGAATTGCAACTGCTAAAGCTGCTGTTGAAGTGGAGACCAATGTGCCTCTTCAATTTGATTTCGACCATATTGCAG AGGATGCAAGATCGGTGTACTTGGGTGCAAAGGTTGTTTTTTCTCAGTCTATGTTGTAA